In Desulfuromonadales bacterium, one DNA window encodes the following:
- the nudC gene encoding NAD(+) diphosphatase, which produces MTPLPDSFPSPLYLPFNGACLQGKFSLAAPDRDPGEAGFWLPLRGSELVVTEALHLPEGELPAGFSGPLSDPLFIGTWEGRPCRVLTLPKDYPLPAGFTAESLLATEPVLSIELLTLGGVAGQVLHWERGSCLCSRCGGGMERLGSEWGKKCRSCGYDHYPHIHPCVIVLVRRGGEVLLTRKAVWPPGRYSLVAGFLDFGECLEEAVVREVLEETGVQVNNVRYIGSQSWPFPSQLMAGFLADYAGGEVQVEEKELEDARWFPVTALPLLPPKRSIARFLLDNFLPC; this is translated from the coding sequence ATGACACCCCTGCCCGATTCTTTTCCCTCCCCCCTGTACCTCCCTTTCAACGGCGCCTGCCTGCAGGGGAAATTTTCCCTGGCCGCGCCCGACCGGGACCCCGGTGAGGCAGGATTCTGGCTGCCACTGCGTGGGTCTGAGTTGGTGGTAACGGAGGCCCTGCATCTACCTGAGGGCGAGCTGCCGGCAGGGTTTTCTGGCCCTCTGTCCGACCCGCTTTTCATCGGCACCTGGGAAGGGAGGCCCTGCCGGGTGCTGACCCTGCCGAAGGACTACCCCCTCCCGGCAGGGTTCACGGCGGAGAGCCTGCTGGCGACGGAGCCGGTCCTTTCCATCGAGCTGCTCACCCTGGGCGGGGTGGCGGGGCAGGTTCTGCACTGGGAGCGTGGCAGCTGCCTTTGCTCCCGCTGCGGCGGCGGAATGGAGCGTCTCGGCAGTGAATGGGGCAAGAAGTGCCGCAGCTGCGGCTACGATCATTATCCGCACATCCATCCCTGCGTCATCGTCCTGGTGCGGCGCGGCGGCGAAGTGCTCCTCACCCGCAAGGCGGTCTGGCCGCCTGGGCGCTACAGCCTGGTAGCCGGCTTTCTCGATTTCGGCGAATGCCTGGAGGAGGCGGTCGTGCGGGAGGTGCTTGAAGAGACGGGGGTGCAGGTGAACAATGTCCGCTACATCGGCAGCCAGAGCTGGCCCTTCCCCAGCCAGTTGATGGCGGGTTTTCTCGCCGACTACGCCGGCGGCGAGGTGCAGGTCGAGGAGAAGGAGCTGGAGGATGCCCGCTGGTTTCCGGTGACGGCGCTCCCCCTGCTGCCGCCGAAGCGCAGTATCGCGCGGTTTTTGCTGGACAATTTTCTGCCCTGTTGA
- a CDS encoding NUDIX hydrolase: MEEKKREIFSGRIVSLAVEAHRLPDGRLADFEIVRHPGGAAVLPVLADGRVVLINQFRPAAGDMVLEIPAGRLEPGEAPDACVHRELQEEVGYCAGRLEKLGEMLTAVGFCDEVVHLYVATELLPVAMAPEPDEYIEVLTLPLAEALQMVRQGRIPDGKTQLALLLFAGRRR; the protein is encoded by the coding sequence ATGGAGGAGAAGAAAAGAGAGATATTCAGCGGTCGCATCGTTTCCCTGGCGGTCGAGGCGCACCGGCTGCCCGATGGCCGCCTCGCCGACTTCGAGATCGTCCGGCATCCCGGCGGGGCGGCGGTTCTGCCGGTGCTCGCCGATGGCCGCGTGGTGCTGATCAACCAGTTTCGTCCCGCCGCCGGCGACATGGTCCTGGAGATCCCCGCCGGCCGGCTGGAACCGGGCGAGGCGCCCGACGCGTGCGTCCACCGCGAGTTGCAGGAAGAGGTTGGCTACTGCGCCGGACGGCTGGAAAAACTGGGCGAGATGCTCACCGCCGTCGGCTTCTGCGACGAGGTTGTGCATCTTTACGTGGCGACGGAGCTGCTGCCGGTGGCGATGGCGCCCGAGCCGGACGAGTATATCGAGGTGCTCACCCTGCCGCTGGCCGAGGCGCTGCAGATGGTGCGGCAGGGGCGGATTCCCGACGGCAAGACCCAGCTGGCGCTGCTGCTCTTCGCCGGCCGCCGGCGCTAA
- a CDS encoding diacylglycerol kinase family protein, which produces MKIKLIANPVAGGNALASIRRAQEYLERQGCTVALALTGARGDARKAAAEAKNEGFDRIIAAGGDGTLNEVVNGLVPSAIPLAFLPLGTTNVFALEAGIPFDVEQACAIALDGAPQPVCLGLAGETRFLLMAGAGFDADVVYRVSGRLKRWTGKFAYLASGLRRLAGPPPAPIEVVREDGSTVRGYHVILGNGRLYGGRFSVTPDASLAEEALDVCVFLKKGRLPLLRCAAKIAAGRRLARPDAETFKARSVSVRGEGVAVQIDGDHLGRLPMTFRALSGELVLVLPPAGVRHP; this is translated from the coding sequence ATGAAAATCAAGCTGATCGCCAATCCGGTCGCTGGCGGCAACGCCCTGGCGAGCATCCGCCGGGCGCAGGAGTACCTGGAGCGCCAGGGCTGCACCGTCGCCTTGGCCCTGACCGGCGCCCGGGGGGATGCCAGAAAAGCGGCTGCTGAAGCGAAAAACGAAGGCTTCGACCGGATCATCGCCGCCGGCGGCGACGGTACCCTCAACGAGGTGGTCAACGGCCTCGTCCCTTCGGCGATCCCTCTGGCCTTTCTGCCCCTCGGCACCACCAACGTGTTCGCCCTGGAGGCGGGCATCCCCTTCGACGTCGAACAGGCCTGCGCCATTGCCCTCGACGGGGCGCCACAGCCGGTCTGTCTCGGCCTGGCGGGGGAGACCCGCTTTCTGCTGATGGCCGGGGCGGGCTTCGACGCCGATGTCGTCTACCGTGTCAGCGGCCGCCTCAAGCGCTGGACCGGCAAGTTCGCCTACCTGGCGAGCGGGCTGCGGCGCCTGGCCGGACCGCCGCCGGCGCCGATCGAAGTGGTGCGCGAGGACGGTTCGACCGTGCGTGGCTACCACGTGATCCTCGGCAATGGCCGTCTTTACGGCGGGCGTTTTTCCGTGACTCCCGATGCCTCACTGGCGGAAGAGGCGCTGGATGTCTGTGTGTTTCTCAAGAAGGGGCGCCTGCCGCTGCTGCGCTGCGCGGCGAAGATCGCCGCCGGCCGCCGTTTGGCGAGGCCCGATGCCGAAACCTTCAAGGCCCGAAGCGTCTCCGTGCGCGGCGAGGGGGTGGCGGTGCAGATTGATGGCGATCATCTCGGCCGGCTTCCCATGACCTTCCGCGCCCTCTCCGGCGAGCTGGTGCTGGTCCTGCCGCCCGCCGGGGTCAGGCACCCCTGA
- a CDS encoding metallophosphoesterase family protein encodes MAATVQTRQEGRLLAVGDIHGCLDHLERLLARVEPTAADRVVFLGDYIDRGPDGKGVIDYLIGFGRRFPRSVFLKGNHEAMFLDFLAGREQLLYLYNGGGTTLESYQEEAGIRIPKAHLDFLEGLPAYFATEDFIFVHAGLRQGLPLEEQSEHDLIWIRNEFIVSGYDWGKTVVFGHTPVREPFFAANKIGIDTGAVYGRVLSCCDVRRRVCWNSEPLLPA; translated from the coding sequence ATGGCAGCGACGGTACAGACACGGCAAGAAGGCCGCCTGCTGGCGGTAGGCGACATCCACGGCTGCCTCGACCACCTGGAGCGGCTGCTGGCCCGGGTCGAGCCGACCGCCGCCGACCGCGTGGTCTTCCTCGGCGATTACATCGACCGGGGACCGGACGGCAAGGGGGTGATCGACTACCTGATCGGCTTCGGCCGGCGCTTTCCGCGCAGCGTCTTTCTCAAGGGGAACCATGAGGCGATGTTCCTCGATTTTCTGGCCGGCCGTGAGCAGTTGCTCTACCTCTACAACGGCGGCGGCACCACCCTGGAGAGCTACCAGGAAGAGGCGGGCATCCGCATCCCCAAGGCGCATCTCGATTTCCTCGAGGGGCTGCCGGCCTATTTCGCGACGGAGGATTTCATCTTCGTCCACGCCGGCCTGCGCCAGGGACTCCCCCTGGAAGAACAGTCGGAACACGACCTGATCTGGATCCGGAACGAGTTCATCGTGTCCGGTTACGACTGGGGCAAGACCGTGGTCTTCGGCCATACGCCCGTGCGCGAGCCCTTCTTTGCCGCCAACAAGATCGGCATCGACACCGGCGCCGTCTACGGCCGCGTGCTCAGCTGCTGCGACGTGCGGCGGCGGGTCTGCTGGAACTCGGAACCGCTGCTGCCGGCGTAA